In one uncultured Devosia sp. genomic region, the following are encoded:
- a CDS encoding ATP-binding cassette domain-containing protein, protein MTDMTPIRSPEQAPILLQVRDLKVHFPITQGLLRRTVGHVKAVDGVSFDVRQGEVLGLVGESGCGKTTTGRALLRIVDPTSGSIHFRRPDGQEVDVINAGPAELRRIRRDMRMVFQDPNASLNPRLPVGEIIGQSLEYNGIAKAEADDRVATLLRRVGLRPEYIKRYPHAFSGGERQRIGIARALALNPAFVVCDEAVSALDVSVQAQILRLLRELKREFNLTYLFVGHDLAVIQHICDRVAVMYAGKLVEIGPTQTLFDKPRHPYTEALLSAVPRPDPRLRRKGERIRLQGEVADVTNLPKGCAFHPRCRYATDICRAEVPQLKNFVNGQAAACHHAESLELSGTTV, encoded by the coding sequence ATGACCGACATGACACCGATCCGCTCGCCCGAACAGGCGCCCATTCTGCTGCAGGTCAGGGACCTCAAGGTACACTTTCCCATCACGCAAGGGCTGCTGCGCCGCACGGTGGGGCATGTCAAAGCCGTTGACGGCGTCTCCTTCGATGTGCGCCAAGGGGAGGTGCTTGGTTTGGTCGGGGAGTCCGGCTGCGGCAAGACCACGACCGGACGCGCCCTGTTGCGGATCGTCGATCCGACATCCGGCTCAATCCATTTTCGCCGGCCCGATGGACAGGAAGTCGATGTCATCAATGCCGGTCCGGCCGAACTGCGCCGCATAAGGCGCGACATGCGCATGGTGTTCCAGGATCCCAATGCCTCGCTCAATCCGCGCCTGCCGGTCGGCGAGATCATCGGGCAGAGCCTTGAGTATAACGGCATAGCAAAGGCCGAAGCCGATGACCGGGTCGCGACCCTGTTGCGGCGGGTGGGCTTGCGGCCAGAATATATCAAGCGCTATCCGCATGCTTTTTCCGGTGGCGAACGCCAGCGTATCGGTATTGCGCGCGCCTTGGCGCTCAACCCGGCTTTCGTTGTCTGCGACGAAGCGGTGTCGGCGCTCGACGTTTCCGTACAGGCGCAGATCCTGCGCCTGCTGCGTGAGCTCAAGCGCGAGTTCAATCTGACCTATCTGTTTGTCGGACACGATCTTGCGGTCATTCAACATATCTGCGACCGCGTCGCCGTCATGTATGCCGGCAAGCTGGTCGAGATCGGACCGACTCAGACCCTGTTCGACAAGCCGCGCCATCCCTACACCGAGGCCTTGCTGTCGGCCGTGCCGCGCCCCGATCCGCGCCTGCGCCGCAAGGGGGAACGCATACGCCTGCAGGGCGAGGTGGCGGACGTGACCAACCTGCCCAAGGGCTGCGCCTTCCACCCGCGCTGCCGCTACGCCACCGATATCTGCCGCGCCGAAGTGCCCCAGCTCAAGAATTTTGTCAATGGCCAGGCTGCCGCCTGCCATCATGCTGAAAGTCTGGAGCTGAGTGGCACGACGGTGTGA
- a CDS encoding ABC transporter substrate-binding protein: protein MFNTCKAGKPARSFSRSAWLGGLSLALAMGCAMPALAQDGPTLTVGISTPVNQLIPHSVFQGTMPWIHTMYDALVFWDGGPTPQLAEGWEMSEDSRTLTVKLRPGITFHDGKPLTAQIVVDNLTWATDPANNVTGNAFLKTGTFTATDDLTVTLEFPIPAPQILTVLAVLPIMDLTSDIVSSPNGTGPFKLAEFIPGTSMSYIRNDDYWDKERMPTVARIDFPMYPDNASLMAALSSGQVQILAFPDFRQITVLEGQGMQLVSQDPPGNFMLRVNAAEGSPVSDPLVRKALSYAINRPVFSQLMTGGKSTPTCSHFPPASPAYTPEIDQACEYNLDKAKELLTEAGYGDGLTIEYLAGSVRQPELTGYVPILQEDLAKIGVTLSIEDLSSQALGDRVQADDYQVAGDWYPWGIFDPAVFFIGPSFAPNNLSNFTDPAYLDMLTAAQSEVDQEKRMGMYQDINRYLSEQDFIIPIGTRPYNYAVRPEVTGFGLDPFGMAFYNDVRMP, encoded by the coding sequence ATGTTTAACACCTGCAAAGCCGGTAAACCGGCACGCTCGTTCAGCAGATCTGCCTGGCTTGGCGGCCTGTCGCTGGCCCTTGCCATGGGCTGCGCCATGCCGGCCCTGGCGCAGGACGGCCCCACCCTGACCGTTGGTATCAGCACGCCGGTCAACCAGTTGATCCCCCATTCGGTCTTTCAGGGCACCATGCCTTGGATTCACACCATGTATGATGCGCTGGTCTTCTGGGACGGTGGCCCTACCCCGCAACTGGCCGAAGGCTGGGAAATGTCGGAGGACAGCCGCACCCTGACCGTTAAGCTGCGCCCGGGCATCACATTCCACGATGGCAAGCCGCTGACGGCACAGATCGTGGTCGACAACCTGACCTGGGCGACAGACCCGGCCAATAACGTTACCGGCAACGCCTTCCTCAAGACCGGCACCTTCACGGCCACCGACGACCTCACCGTGACGCTCGAATTTCCTATTCCCGCGCCGCAGATCCTGACGGTCCTCGCCGTGTTGCCGATCATGGATCTGACATCCGATATCGTCTCCAGTCCGAACGGTACGGGTCCCTTCAAGCTCGCCGAATTCATTCCCGGCACATCGATGAGCTATATCCGCAACGACGACTACTGGGACAAGGAGCGCATGCCCACGGTCGCCCGCATCGACTTTCCGATGTATCCCGACAATGCCTCGCTCATGGCGGCGCTGTCCTCGGGCCAGGTACAGATCCTTGCCTTCCCCGACTTCCGCCAGATCACCGTGCTCGAAGGGCAGGGCATGCAGCTGGTGAGCCAGGATCCGCCGGGCAATTTCATGCTCCGCGTCAATGCTGCCGAAGGCAGCCCGGTCTCCGATCCGCTCGTGCGCAAGGCCCTGAGCTATGCGATCAACCGGCCGGTCTTTTCCCAGCTGATGACCGGCGGCAAATCCACGCCCACCTGCTCGCACTTCCCGCCCGCTTCGCCCGCCTATACGCCCGAGATCGATCAGGCCTGCGAATACAATCTCGACAAGGCGAAGGAATTGCTGACCGAAGCCGGCTATGGCGACGGTCTCACCATAGAATATCTCGCCGGCAGCGTCCGTCAGCCAGAACTGACCGGATATGTGCCAATCCTGCAGGAAGACCTCGCGAAGATCGGCGTGACGCTGTCCATCGAAGACCTGTCCTCCCAGGCCCTGGGCGACCGCGTACAGGCCGATGACTATCAGGTGGCCGGCGACTGGTATCCCTGGGGGATCTTCGATCCTGCCGTGTTCTTCATCGGCCCGTCCTTTGCGCCCAACAACCTCTCCAACTTCACCGATCCGGCCTATCTCGACATGCTGACGGCCGCGCAGAGCGAAGTGGATCAGGAAAAGCGCATGGGCATGTACCAGGACATCAACCGCTACCTGTCCGAACAGGACTTCATCATCCCGATCGGTACACGCCCGTACAATTATGCGGTGCGCCCCGAGGTGACCGGTTTTGGCCTCGATCCGTTCGGCATGGCCTTCTACAACGACGTCAGAATGCCCTGA
- a CDS encoding beta-galactosidase trimerization domain-containing protein encodes MLHEQQAGAGGTAQDTKTWWHRPYRMVQTNLRQPDALYDQRKLAREVKDFGADVLLYNIGGIYAFYPTKLALHAVNPYMQGDALGDAVEAAHSEGLALVGRFDMSKATRLGYEAHPEWFVHNAKGEALEYNGTYQACVNGGWYQDYSLEIISESLGKYDVDGVFFNMFGYTNFTYSGHYFGTCVCDNCRRNFRDMYGKALPLKEDFSDPSYADYLEFKDRTSLELRSRVYKHIKQVAPKVAMTGHRGDSDLIRMETQRAIDRSGPEWAYQAGEQARWGQAYGQGKTVSSTSANFIDFAWRFVSETGAYQLVRAAQQLASGATLDFYLLGVMEQDDKSAFADTSKLFHWHKANEANYTGLKPASKIALYHSHAVVPGHGAGGYAKRPASGKHAEAAFRGAYRALIEARLPFDLVVDEIVSGPDGAKVLSQYDALVMPNVTCLSDAEAKAIDAWVEAGGVLLVTGETGLYDHKGAMREKPALASLPITDRPMARQDMKGAYFRVGAGELPIGEGVKLLMLDHAYYVAELKPGVETVLTLLPPQRFGPPELCFPDYESEMPGAIIGAHGKGKAIYVPWHADALYHRDSLPHTRTFLMDLITRNIPAAPVKVEGRGSLELTVQAQPGAGKLLVHLVNYGGQRGNLYEDAPALHGLRLGIRGVAGEGRALFAGQSVSAEGPADGDGYTWYALPPVEAFEAVQFTKA; translated from the coding sequence ATGCTGCATGAACAACAGGCCGGCGCTGGCGGGACCGCGCAGGATACCAAGACATGGTGGCATCGCCCCTATCGCATGGTGCAGACCAATCTGCGTCAGCCCGATGCCCTCTACGACCAGCGCAAGCTGGCGCGTGAGGTCAAGGATTTCGGGGCGGACGTGCTGCTCTACAATATCGGTGGCATCTATGCCTTCTACCCCACCAAGCTGGCGCTGCATGCCGTCAACCCATACATGCAGGGCGACGCACTGGGCGATGCGGTCGAGGCGGCGCATTCCGAAGGTCTGGCACTGGTTGGGCGCTTTGACATGTCAAAGGCCACGCGGCTTGGCTATGAGGCTCACCCCGAATGGTTCGTGCACAATGCCAAGGGTGAGGCGCTCGAATATAACGGCACCTACCAGGCCTGCGTGAACGGCGGCTGGTACCAGGACTATTCGCTGGAGATCATCAGCGAGTCGCTCGGCAAGTATGATGTCGACGGCGTGTTCTTCAATATGTTCGGCTATACCAATTTCACCTATTCCGGGCACTATTTTGGCACCTGCGTCTGCGACAATTGCCGCCGCAATTTCCGCGACATGTATGGCAAGGCGCTGCCGCTAAAGGAGGATTTTTCCGATCCCTCCTATGCCGACTATCTCGAATTCAAGGATCGCACGTCGCTCGAACTGCGCTCGCGCGTCTACAAGCACATCAAGCAGGTGGCGCCCAAGGTCGCCATGACGGGGCATCGCGGTGACAGCGACCTGATCCGCATGGAAACCCAGCGAGCCATTGATCGCTCGGGACCCGAATGGGCCTATCAGGCCGGCGAGCAGGCGCGCTGGGGCCAGGCCTATGGCCAGGGCAAGACGGTCTCTTCCACTTCCGCCAATTTCATTGACTTCGCCTGGCGTTTTGTCTCGGAAACCGGCGCCTATCAGCTGGTCCGCGCAGCTCAGCAGCTGGCTAGCGGCGCTACGCTCGATTTCTACCTACTCGGCGTCATGGAGCAGGACGACAAGTCCGCCTTTGCCGACACGTCCAAACTCTTCCACTGGCACAAGGCCAACGAGGCCAACTATACCGGCCTCAAGCCGGCATCCAAGATCGCCCTTTATCACTCCCACGCCGTCGTGCCCGGCCATGGCGCCGGTGGCTATGCCAAGCGGCCCGCCAGCGGCAAGCATGCCGAGGCGGCCTTCCGTGGTGCGTATCGGGCGCTGATCGAGGCACGCTTGCCTTTCGATCTGGTGGTCGACGAAATCGTGTCCGGTCCTGATGGCGCCAAGGTCCTCAGCCAGTATGACGCTCTGGTCATGCCCAATGTGACCTGCCTGAGCGACGCCGAAGCCAAGGCGATCGATGCCTGGGTCGAGGCCGGTGGCGTCCTGTTGGTGACCGGCGAAACCGGTCTCTACGATCACAAGGGTGCCATGCGAGAAAAGCCCGCTCTGGCCAGCCTGCCGATCACGGATCGCCCAATGGCACGGCAGGATATGAAGGGCGCCTATTTCCGCGTCGGGGCGGGTGAGCTGCCCATTGGCGAGGGCGTCAAGCTGCTTATGCTCGACCATGCCTATTATGTCGCCGAACTCAAGCCGGGCGTCGAAACGGTGCTGACGCTGTTGCCGCCCCAGCGCTTCGGTCCGCCCGAACTTTGCTTCCCCGACTACGAGAGCGAAATGCCCGGCGCCATCATCGGCGCGCATGGCAAGGGCAAGGCCATCTATGTGCCATGGCATGCCGACGCGCTCTACCATCGTGACAGCCTGCCGCATACCCGCACGTTCCTGATGGACCTGATTACCCGCAACATTCCTGCCGCTCCGGTCAAGGTCGAGGGGCGTGGTTCGCTCGAGCTCACGGTCCAGGCCCAGCCAGGCGCAGGCAAGCTGCTGGTTCATCTGGTCAATTATGGTGGCCAGCGCGGCAATCTCTACGAAGACGCCCCAGCCCTGCACGGCCTTCGTCTGGGCATACGTGGCGTTGCCGGCGAGGGCAGGGCACTGTTTGCCGGCCAGTCCGTGTCGGCCGAGGGACCGGCCGATGGTGACGGCTACACCTGGTATGCGCTGCCGCCCGTGGAAGCATTCGAGGCCGTGCAGTTCACCAAGGCCTGA
- a CDS encoding LacI family DNA-binding transcriptional regulator, which translates to MQRVTIQQIADRLGISKFAVSRALSGKSGVSETTRRDVFEQAEALGYLSRRRPRPAQNIEVIFKNRATANRELWVDVQNGIDQEAIANKVTMSVRWIDDPADLARLEAGALGFILVGPQSPEILSATLGFTTPAVVVNHVVPPLWPKDQVSAADVEAGVFVANRLHELGHRKVVYAHGQLGYPGRLARLTGFSEAIAETGNMQLRAIGFSDDQAAGDLREALAAMVAADFEPTAFFCGSDTVAVTVVSELMRLGLRIPEDVSVVGHADYAIATQISPQLTTVHMPHREMGMAAARILLARAGQSGFLEGLPPQRVNLVPNLVERQSSGPPPQQSWRSRLRGGLTTP; encoded by the coding sequence ATGCAGCGGGTAACCATCCAGCAGATTGCGGATCGGCTTGGCATTTCCAAGTTCGCGGTTTCGCGTGCCCTGAGCGGCAAGTCCGGCGTCAGCGAGACGACGCGTCGTGATGTCTTCGAACAGGCTGAAGCACTGGGCTACCTGTCGCGACGCAGGCCTCGCCCGGCACAGAATATCGAGGTGATTTTCAAGAACCGCGCCACCGCCAACCGTGAACTGTGGGTGGATGTGCAGAACGGCATCGACCAGGAGGCCATCGCCAACAAGGTGACAATGTCGGTCCGCTGGATCGACGATCCGGCGGACTTGGCCAGGCTAGAAGCTGGCGCACTGGGATTTATCCTGGTCGGGCCGCAATCGCCGGAAATACTGTCGGCAACGCTGGGTTTCACGACACCCGCCGTGGTGGTCAATCACGTGGTGCCTCCCCTGTGGCCAAAGGATCAGGTCAGCGCTGCCGACGTCGAAGCCGGTGTTTTCGTTGCAAACCGGTTGCATGAACTGGGACACCGAAAAGTGGTCTATGCCCATGGCCAGCTTGGCTATCCGGGCCGTCTGGCGCGTTTGACCGGGTTTTCTGAGGCGATAGCCGAAACCGGGAATATGCAGCTGCGCGCCATCGGTTTTTCGGATGACCAGGCGGCCGGCGACCTGCGCGAGGCCCTGGCTGCAATGGTTGCGGCCGATTTCGAACCCACGGCATTCTTTTGCGGTAGCGATACCGTGGCGGTCACCGTGGTGTCCGAACTGATGCGGCTGGGGCTGCGCATTCCCGAAGATGTCTCGGTGGTCGGCCATGCCGACTATGCCATTGCCACACAGATCTCACCGCAGCTGACGACAGTGCATATGCCGCATCGCGAAATGGGCATGGCCGCAGCCCGCATTCTTTTGGCGCGGGCGGGTCAATCAGGCTTTCTCGAAGGCCTGCCGCCGCAGCGCGTCAACCTTGTTCCCAATCTGGTCGAGCGTCAGTCGAGCGGCCCACCACCCCAGCAGTCGTGGCGGTCGCGCCTGCGTGGCGGCCTGACCACCCCTTGA
- a CDS encoding fumarylacetoacetate hydrolase family protein — protein MTRSFSTPDLAARLLLDARRTGNRIENLPEPCRPETHADAHRIQDVIVAELGGVGGWKIFAGDDPAPMLSPIPSSLIYAQDYSAPQGPLPISLVELEIAVSIGHDLPFRDAPYTADEALAAIQSLHPLIELITLSWLDRDKVDRVSQLADLQNSAGFVLGPALTEWRDFDTSAAGSTLIFDGVALGSAPTGADLKTIARTLAYLANHAAQRGLPLQRGHIVTTGARLVLPTGQAAVIQGDVAGLGSARLQLNTAHFAASPA, from the coding sequence ATGACCCGATCATTTTCGACGCCCGACCTGGCAGCCAGACTATTGCTGGATGCACGCCGCACCGGCAATCGCATCGAAAACCTGCCAGAACCCTGCCGCCCCGAGACACATGCCGATGCACATCGCATTCAGGATGTGATCGTGGCTGAACTTGGCGGCGTGGGCGGATGGAAGATCTTTGCCGGGGATGATCCGGCCCCGATGCTCTCGCCCATTCCATCCAGCCTGATTTATGCCCAAGACTATTCGGCGCCGCAGGGGCCACTGCCTATTTCACTCGTCGAGCTGGAAATTGCAGTGTCGATCGGACACGATCTACCCTTCCGCGACGCACCATACACGGCCGATGAAGCCTTGGCCGCAATCCAGAGCCTGCATCCGCTGATCGAGCTGATCACACTGAGCTGGCTTGACCGGGACAAGGTAGATCGCGTTTCACAGCTGGCGGATCTGCAGAACAGCGCCGGCTTCGTGCTCGGTCCGGCGCTAACCGAATGGCGCGATTTCGACACCTCCGCTGCGGGCTCGACATTGATCTTTGACGGCGTCGCCTTAGGCAGCGCGCCAACCGGCGCGGATCTCAAGACCATCGCCCGAACGCTTGCCTATCTCGCCAATCACGCTGCGCAACGCGGTCTCCCCTTGCAGCGCGGCCATATAGTCACGACCGGCGCTAGGCTCGTTCTGCCCACCGGGCAGGCGGCCGTGATCCAGGGCGACGTGGCCGGGCTCGGCTCGGCTAGGCTCCAGCTCAACACGGCACATTTCGCCGCTTCCCCAGCCTAA
- a CDS encoding 2-hydroxy-3-oxopropionate reductase, with product MQIGFIGLGVMGMPMAGHLIAAGHQVNLYRVKERHAALVEAGGKSCESAAEVAMRSDIVILMLPDTGDVESVLFGEDGIEVHIEAGKLVIDMSSISPVATKQFAERLRSRGVGYVDAPVSGGEVGAKNATLSIMAGGSEGDFARALPLFEKLGKNITRVGNVGDGQTAKVANQIIVGLTIEAVAEALTFAKVAGADPAKVREALMGGFASSRILEVHGDRMVKRTFDPGFRIRLHRKDLALAIDAARELDLALPNTAATQQLMNGAIAQGLGDRDHSALVQAIENLSAISRD from the coding sequence ATGCAAATTGGTTTCATCGGTCTGGGTGTCATGGGCATGCCCATGGCAGGGCACCTGATCGCCGCAGGCCATCAGGTCAATCTCTATCGCGTCAAGGAGAGACATGCGGCGCTGGTCGAGGCCGGGGGCAAGAGCTGCGAAAGTGCGGCGGAAGTCGCCATGCGGTCAGATATCGTCATCCTGATGCTGCCCGATACCGGCGACGTGGAATCTGTGCTGTTCGGCGAAGACGGCATCGAGGTGCATATCGAGGCCGGCAAGCTCGTGATCGACATGAGCTCAATTTCGCCGGTGGCCACCAAACAATTTGCCGAGCGCCTGCGCAGCAGGGGCGTGGGTTATGTCGATGCACCGGTTTCGGGGGGTGAGGTCGGTGCCAAGAATGCGACGCTGTCGATCATGGCCGGCGGCAGTGAGGGGGACTTTGCGCGCGCCCTACCGCTGTTTGAGAAACTGGGCAAGAATATCACTCGTGTCGGTAATGTCGGGGATGGTCAGACAGCAAAAGTCGCCAATCAGATCATTGTCGGGCTGACGATCGAAGCGGTGGCCGAAGCTCTCACTTTTGCCAAAGTGGCCGGGGCCGATCCCGCCAAGGTACGCGAGGCTCTGATGGGCGGCTTTGCCTCGTCGCGGATTCTGGAAGTGCATGGCGACCGCATGGTCAAGCGTACATTCGACCCCGGCTTCCGCATTCGCCTGCACCGCAAGGATCTGGCGCTGGCCATCGACGCTGCGCGTGAACTCGACCTGGCTCTGCCCAATACGGCTGCGACACAGCAGTTGATGAACGGCGCGATTGCGCAAGGACTGGGCGATCGCGATCATTCGGCCCTTGTGCAGGCAATCGAGAACCTGTCGGCCATCAGCAGAGACTGA
- a CDS encoding ABC transporter permease — translation MSTLGNASPIINRRPVFREVMQSLLMQPSGSVGLTITAIIVFIALFAPWIAPWPPLETHYMEALAGPSGKYWLGTDEVGRDVFSRIIFGTQPSLAVALTAVLSGGTIGIMLGIAAGYYRGWFDALVMRICDIAFAFPLILIGICTVIILGPSIISVGIAVGIGVMPSFARLARAEVLEEMDRDFVKASRGMGGTDLFIVLRHIIPNIAATLVVQLAGAVSGAVVIASALDFLGIGTQPPMPSWGNMLQASRLYLNQNPSYALAPGIALTIFVIGINILAAALTNSLDPRIRTEILKGGRK, via the coding sequence ATGAGCACGCTCGGAAACGCTTCGCCCATTATCAATCGGCGCCCGGTCTTCCGCGAGGTCATGCAGTCGCTCCTCATGCAGCCCTCGGGCTCCGTGGGCCTGACCATTACCGCGATCATCGTTTTCATTGCCCTGTTTGCGCCCTGGATTGCGCCATGGCCGCCGCTTGAAACCCACTACATGGAAGCCCTTGCCGGTCCGAGCGGCAAATACTGGCTGGGCACCGACGAAGTGGGTCGCGATGTCTTCAGTCGCATCATTTTCGGGACCCAGCCCTCGCTCGCGGTGGCCCTGACGGCCGTGCTGAGCGGCGGCACGATCGGCATCATGCTCGGCATTGCAGCCGGCTATTATCGCGGCTGGTTCGATGCCCTGGTGATGCGCATCTGCGACATAGCCTTCGCCTTCCCGCTGATCCTGATCGGCATCTGCACCGTCATTATCCTGGGCCCGTCCATCATTTCGGTCGGTATCGCCGTGGGTATCGGTGTGATGCCTTCCTTTGCGCGCCTCGCCCGGGCGGAAGTGCTGGAGGAAATGGACCGCGATTTCGTCAAGGCGTCACGCGGCATGGGCGGGACCGACCTGTTCATCGTGCTCCGCCATATCATCCCCAATATCGCCGCAACGCTCGTCGTGCAGCTGGCCGGTGCCGTTTCGGGGGCGGTGGTCATCGCTTCGGCCCTTGATTTTCTTGGCATCGGCACACAGCCGCCCATGCCCTCCTGGGGCAACATGCTCCAGGCCAGCCGGCTCTATCTCAACCAGAACCCGAGCTATGCGCTGGCGCCCGGTATTGCCCTGACCATCTTCGTCATCGGCATAAACATCTTGGCCGCTGCGCTCACCAATTCGCTCGATCCCCGTATTCGGACCGAAATCCTGAAGGGAGGCAGGAAATGA
- a CDS encoding ABC transporter permease, whose product MTAFLLRRAAQGIITLVAASFIIFMAIRLIPGDPALMYAGSDATPETLAAIRERFGLNEPIWTQYLIWAGNALRGDFGTSYVARVPVLNLIGLRVMPTLLLLLGSLLVMSVLGFAIGAWAAVTRNRTLDAVLTGFAALLSGAPVFWIGLMAILLFAIQLRWLPVGGYVNPFTDPLGSLRSMIMPCVVLGIAMAGSQARFIRTAYKEVLNSDYIRLAEAKGASRSRVVWRHATRNAMVPIVTIYGLAIANLLGGAVVIETVFTWPGLGLLMINSVGVNDFPTVQVILLLYVFIFVVVNFLTDISYSIIDPRIRLTGAAA is encoded by the coding sequence ATGACAGCTTTCCTGCTCAGGCGGGCGGCGCAGGGTATCATCACCCTCGTGGCAGCCAGCTTCATCATCTTCATGGCCATTCGGCTGATACCCGGCGATCCAGCGCTGATGTATGCCGGCAGCGACGCGACGCCGGAGACCCTTGCTGCAATCCGCGAGCGCTTTGGCCTGAATGAGCCGATCTGGACGCAATATCTGATCTGGGCCGGCAATGCCCTGCGCGGCGATTTCGGCACGTCCTATGTGGCCCGCGTGCCCGTGCTCAACCTGATTGGTCTTCGCGTCATGCCGACGCTGCTGCTTCTGCTCGGCTCGCTCCTGGTCATGTCTGTGCTCGGCTTTGCCATCGGCGCCTGGGCGGCCGTGACGCGCAATCGTACGCTTGATGCCGTGCTGACCGGCTTTGCTGCGCTCTTGTCCGGTGCCCCGGTCTTCTGGATCGGGCTTATGGCCATTTTGCTCTTTGCCATCCAGCTGCGCTGGTTGCCAGTCGGCGGCTATGTCAATCCATTCACCGACCCGCTGGGCAGCCTACGCTCGATGATCATGCCCTGCGTGGTACTCGGCATCGCCATGGCCGGCTCGCAGGCCCGGTTCATCCGCACCGCCTATAAGGAAGTGCTCAATTCCGACTATATCCGCCTCGCGGAGGCCAAGGGCGCCTCGCGCTCGCGCGTCGTCTGGCGGCATGCCACCCGTAATGCCATGGTGCCCATTGTCACCATTTATGGCCTCGCCATTGCCAATCTTCTGGGCGGCGCAGTGGTCATTGAGACGGTCTTTACCTGGCCCGGTCTCGGCCTGCTGATGATCAATTCGGTCGGCGTCAATGACTTTCCCACCGTGCAGGTCATCCTGCTGCTCTATGTCTTCATCTTCGTGGTGGTGAACTTCCTCACCGATATTTCCTATTCGATCATCGATCCCCGCATTCGCCTGACAGGAGCTGCAGCATGA